The following are encoded in a window of Nitrososphaerota archaeon genomic DNA:
- a CDS encoding ABC transporter substrate-binding protein: MNTFPQKFKLLAIAIIIAIVLIIAFAWLYFFQAPPQKPVETTLITTAPTKTEITGKYGGELVIANIADVLRMDPMLITDVPTATIAYQIFDFLVRYNHETKQYEPGLAISWEASEDAKTWTFKLRKGVKFHDGTPFNAEAVKFTIDRVLDPQSKSPLSQDFRDNVESVEVIDEYTVVFHLKNPLASFLDRIIRNQGAMIVSPTAVKKYGDDFSNHPVGTGPFMFKEWIPGERVVLVKNPDYWGGAPMIDTLIFKPMPESAAQVAALQAGQVDVILSIPKESLEILEKDPNIKVYKMPGYTTFGIVFNCKSEFFMDKRVRQALNYAIDKDEIVNTLFKGIGVRIYSPLPLASWAYTEDVNKFEYNPEKAKALLEEAGWKPGPDGILEKDGKKFSFVCITQEGKEAEDLVTAVQSYLRKIGIDMKIQIFEYGTWVDMLVTHQFDAGYIWWAAGAGDPDHYFPFLFYSTGWANCGLYNNSKVDELIIKVSQTPSFEERKKLAAEAQKLIVDDVAWIHFYSKYTMVATKKIVGGVILTPSEGEIDFYKSYFTSPKGG, translated from the coding sequence GTGAATACCTTCCCTCAAAAATTTAAACTATTAGCTATTGCCATAATTATTGCTATAGTTCTCATAATAGCTTTTGCATGGCTATACTTTTTCCAAGCGCCTCCACAAAAACCAGTAGAAACAACTTTAATTACTACAGCTCCTACTAAAACGGAAATAACAGGAAAATATGGTGGAGAATTAGTCATAGCTAATATAGCAGATGTTCTTAGAATGGATCCAATGCTTATAACAGATGTTCCAACAGCTACTATTGCTTATCAAATATTTGATTTTCTAGTAAGATATAATCATGAAACAAAACAATATGAACCTGGGTTAGCGATTTCTTGGGAAGCTTCAGAAGATGCTAAAACATGGACTTTTAAATTAAGAAAAGGTGTGAAGTTTCATGACGGGACTCCATTTAATGCAGAAGCAGTAAAATTTACTATAGATAGAGTTTTAGACCCTCAAAGTAAATCTCCATTATCGCAAGATTTTAGAGATAATGTAGAAAGTGTAGAAGTTATTGATGAATACACAGTAGTTTTTCATTTAAAAAATCCATTAGCATCTTTCTTGGATAGAATAATAAGAAATCAAGGAGCAATGATAGTAAGCCCAACAGCAGTTAAAAAATATGGAGATGATTTTTCAAACCATCCTGTTGGAACAGGGCCTTTTATGTTTAAAGAATGGATTCCTGGAGAAAGAGTAGTTCTTGTAAAAAATCCGGATTATTGGGGAGGAGCACCCATGATAGATACTTTAATATTTAAACCGATGCCTGAAAGTGCAGCTCAAGTAGCAGCTTTACAAGCAGGTCAAGTGGATGTAATACTTTCTATACCTAAAGAATCTCTTGAAATATTAGAAAAAGATCCTAATATAAAAGTTTACAAAATGCCAGGTTATACAACATTTGGTATTGTATTTAATTGTAAAAGTGAATTCTTCATGGATAAACGTGTTAGACAAGCATTAAATTATGCGATAGATAAAGATGAAATAGTTAATACTCTATTTAAAGGTATAGGTGTAAGGATATATTCACCATTACCATTAGCATCCTGGGCATATACAGAAGATGTTAATAAATTCGAATATAATCCTGAAAAAGCTAAAGCTCTTTTAGAAGAAGCTGGATGGAAACCAGGTCCAGATGGTATACTAGAAAAAGATGGTAAAAAATTCTCATTTGTATGTATAACCCAAGAGGGTAAAGAAGCTGAAGATCTTGTAACAGCTGTGCAGAGCTATCTTAGAAAAATAGGAATAGATATGAAAATTCAAATTTTCGAATATGGAACATGGGTTGATATGCTTGTAACTCATCAATTTGATGCAGGGTATATTTGGTGGGCAGCTGGCGCTGGCGATCCAGACCATTATTTCCCATTCCTATTCTATTCAACTGGTTGGGCAAATTGTGGCTTATACAATAATAGTAAAGTAGATGAGCTTATTATAAAAGTATCTCAAACTCCATCTTTCGAAGAAAGGAAGAAATTGGCAGCAGAAGCACAAAAATTAATAGTTGATGATGTAGCATGGATTCATTTCTATAGTAAATATACTATGGTAGCTACAAAGAAAATAGTAGGAGGCGTAATTTTAACTCCATCAGAAGGCGAAATAGATTTCTATAAATCTTACTTTACTTCACCAAAGGGTGGCTAA